Proteins found in one Sporosarcina sp. FSL K6-3457 genomic segment:
- the phnG gene encoding phosphonate C-P lyase system protein PhnG — protein sequence MNRRRRTKILIDGSRHFARERVHEIESAYTIHVLAEPHHALTMIKMRETAKKTLFYLGEVLVTETKVQINQSFGVGIVVGDEEELSYWLAVIDAAYEANLAETKKWTALFEEEEQRIRENKLTQEASLLKTKVNFEMMDL from the coding sequence ATGAATCGACGTAGACGGACGAAAATTCTCATTGATGGCTCGCGGCATTTTGCAAGAGAACGCGTGCATGAAATTGAGAGTGCTTATACTATCCATGTTTTAGCTGAACCACATCATGCGTTAACGATGATCAAGATGAGGGAAACAGCTAAGAAAACTCTTTTTTACCTTGGCGAGGTGCTTGTCACTGAAACAAAGGTACAAATCAATCAGTCATTCGGAGTCGGCATCGTTGTAGGGGATGAAGAAGAGTTATCCTATTGGTTAGCAGTCATCGATGCAGCGTACGAAGCGAATTTGGCCGAAACAAAAAAATGGACAGCGCTTTTTGAAGAGGAAGAACAACGCATCCGTGAAAATAAATTAACACAAGAAGCATCTCTCTTAAAAACAAAGGTGAATTTTGAAATGATGGACCTTTAA
- the phnH gene encoding phosphonate C-P lyase system protein PhnH yields MVIDVVHNTQEVFRTILHCMSRPGTIKNIDGIGSRMEQLEKCHHATFLSVMTLLDAEVSFHIIGGNAAVLEELFTAYTLSTATDLGQADYIFILQDAQPQMIHEVFRRAKKGTLMNPQQSATIIMETKKLSNDPLLTIRGPGIETMENVHIAESELWRFERAEANQEYPLGVDMILIDCQSNMMCLPRTTKFQDCEVS; encoded by the coding sequence ATGGTTATTGACGTAGTGCATAATACACAAGAGGTTTTTCGCACAATTCTCCACTGTATGTCGAGACCTGGAACGATTAAAAATATAGACGGCATAGGGAGCCGAATGGAGCAGTTGGAAAAGTGCCATCACGCAACGTTTCTTAGTGTAATGACCTTATTAGATGCAGAAGTAAGCTTTCATATAATCGGTGGAAATGCGGCTGTACTGGAAGAATTGTTTACAGCCTATACGTTGTCTACAGCAACTGACCTGGGCCAGGCTGATTATATATTTATACTACAAGATGCACAGCCACAAATGATACATGAGGTCTTCAGACGAGCTAAAAAGGGGACTTTAATGAATCCTCAGCAATCCGCAACAATCATTATGGAGACGAAAAAGCTGTCAAATGACCCTCTTCTTACGATAAGAGGGCCAGGAATTGAGACGATGGAAAACGTACACATTGCTGAAAGTGAGTTGTGGAGGTTTGAAAGAGCAGAGGCCAACCAGGAATATCCGCTTGGTGTGGATATGATTTTGATCGACTGTCAAAGCAATATGATGTGTTTACCGAGAACAACAAAGTTTCAAGATTGTGAGGTGTCATAA
- a CDS encoding carbon-phosphorus lyase complex subunit PhnI — MAYVAVKGGTEAIEASIQRLTFERIRSQELLEIKTIMATMRGMVDQVMSESSLYSEFLAALAIKQSEANMEEAVFLLRAHRSTLPRLYYTRVVETDTMAVERRISASFKDIPGGQILGASYDYTHRLMDFDLIDESKSVMKVWLEQFKNDEKSASESSDLTALPKVVDYLRQEKLFVEVEDDDTEPIDVTKQSIQFPTTRGERLQVLTRGQTGAVTSLGYAAIRGYGAVHPTVGELRVGKLPLTISYPTDPTDDIDNDYYIGEIKVTEVEAFVPISTQKENNVEEIEFEIGYGICYGQNETKAIAMSILDQSLELGSGVHPTQDEEFVLLHIDSVESSGFISHLKLPHYVTFQSKLDSMRKIRKA, encoded by the coding sequence GTGGCTTATGTCGCGGTTAAAGGTGGAACAGAGGCGATTGAAGCTTCGATTCAACGGCTGACGTTTGAACGGATTCGCTCTCAGGAACTATTGGAGATTAAGACAATTATGGCGACGATGCGAGGAATGGTCGATCAGGTGATGTCTGAAAGCAGTTTGTACTCAGAATTTTTAGCAGCTCTTGCTATTAAACAATCGGAGGCGAATATGGAGGAAGCTGTTTTTCTTTTGCGCGCACATCGCTCCACGTTGCCAAGGCTCTATTATACAAGGGTTGTTGAGACGGACACGATGGCAGTAGAGCGTAGAATATCAGCGAGTTTCAAGGATATTCCTGGCGGACAAATTTTAGGCGCATCCTATGATTATACACATCGTTTAATGGACTTTGATTTGATAGATGAATCGAAATCCGTAATGAAAGTATGGCTTGAACAATTTAAGAATGATGAAAAATCAGCTTCAGAGTCGTCTGATTTAACAGCATTGCCAAAAGTAGTCGATTATCTTCGACAAGAAAAATTGTTTGTTGAAGTGGAAGATGATGACACTGAACCGATTGATGTGACGAAACAAAGCATTCAATTTCCAACGACACGCGGTGAAAGACTCCAAGTGTTGACAAGAGGACAAACGGGTGCTGTTACGTCGCTCGGTTATGCAGCTATTCGGGGATATGGCGCAGTCCATCCAACAGTTGGAGAACTGCGTGTCGGCAAGTTGCCTTTAACAATTAGCTATCCGACAGACCCAACAGATGATATTGACAATGATTATTATATCGGTGAAATAAAGGTGACGGAAGTAGAGGCGTTCGTCCCGATTTCCACTCAAAAAGAAAATAATGTAGAAGAAATTGAGTTTGAGATAGGTTATGGAATTTGCTATGGACAGAACGAAACAAAGGCAATCGCTATGAGTATTTTAGATCAGAGCTTGGAGCTAGGCAGTGGGGTTCACCCAACCCAGGATGAGGAATTTGTTCTGTTGCATATCGATTCAGTCGAGTCGAGCGGGTTTATCTCTCATTTGAAATTACCGCATTACGTTACGTTTCAATCCAAGCTTGATAGTATGCGAAAAATAAGAAAAGCGTAG
- a CDS encoding alpha-D-ribose 1-methylphosphonate 5-phosphate C-P-lyase PhnJ yields the protein MQLQTHFALFDEGSKKEIRRAILKAVAIPGYQVPFASREMPIARGWGTGGLQITLSIIGKQDVLKVIDQGSDESVNAVNIKKLVNKTTGVETTIETSEATIIQSRHRIPEVPLTEKQIMVLQVPIPEPLRWVEPSEFKTKKLHAENDYSGAWLLLFEQIMKYGKTVTNADHPVFVHDRYVMAPSPIPRFDNTKMHQSEALILLGAGREKKIYAVPPYTNVNSLAFEDHPFEVESFDGKHCHLCHAATVFMDELINQETGESYYQCNDTSYCLAKLNEQEHMPEVVIEHAR from the coding sequence ATGCAGTTGCAAACTCATTTCGCTTTATTTGACGAAGGTTCAAAAAAAGAAATACGCAGAGCCATTTTAAAAGCGGTCGCTATTCCAGGTTACCAAGTGCCATTTGCATCAAGAGAAATGCCGATTGCACGCGGTTGGGGAACGGGTGGACTTCAAATTACATTGTCGATTATCGGCAAACAAGATGTGCTGAAAGTCATCGACCAAGGTTCCGATGAATCGGTTAATGCAGTGAATATTAAGAAACTCGTCAACAAAACGACGGGAGTTGAGACGACAATTGAAACGAGTGAAGCAACGATTATCCAATCAAGGCACCGAATACCTGAAGTACCGCTAACCGAAAAACAAATTATGGTGCTGCAAGTTCCAATTCCCGAACCGTTGCGTTGGGTGGAGCCGAGTGAATTTAAAACGAAAAAGTTGCATGCTGAAAATGATTATAGTGGAGCATGGTTACTATTGTTTGAGCAAATTATGAAGTACGGAAAAACAGTTACAAATGCGGATCACCCTGTATTCGTACATGACCGTTATGTCATGGCACCGAGTCCGATTCCGCGTTTCGATAATACGAAGATGCATCAATCGGAAGCATTGATATTACTCGGAGCTGGGCGAGAAAAGAAGATTTATGCAGTGCCGCCATATACAAACGTGAATTCTTTGGCATTTGAAGATCATCCATTTGAAGTGGAATCGTTCGATGGAAAGCATTGTCACTTATGTCATGCGGCAACTGTTTTTATGGATGAATTGATCAACCAGGAAACAGGTGAGTCTTATTACCAATGTAATGACACGAGCTATTGTCTTGCCAAGTTGAATGAACAGGAACACATGCCGGAGGTGGTAATTGAACATGCAAGATAA
- a CDS encoding ATP-binding cassette domain-containing protein, whose translation MQDNPILQVKNLTKQYGPGCSICTNANEEVLEKNYCPHCRTVYACRDISFDVYKGEILGIVGESGSGKSTMMKCLYFDESVTSGEGYMRPYQGGVTNVFEQSSQQQRFIRNTILGMVYQNPMLGLKMDFSSVGNIAEKLIAAGDRSVHRMEARSKELLEHVHIPLARMKDEPKKFSGGMQQRVQIAKALSNNPPILLLDEVTTGLDLSVQASVLDLIKKIQRELGISMVIVSHDLAVIRMLANRTIVMLNGKIIEQGLTDQILEDPQHAYTQQLVYSLI comes from the coding sequence ATGCAAGATAACCCCATCTTACAAGTAAAAAACCTGACAAAGCAATATGGTCCAGGGTGTTCGATTTGTACGAACGCCAACGAGGAAGTGCTAGAGAAAAATTATTGCCCGCATTGTCGAACAGTCTATGCTTGCCGAGACATTTCATTTGATGTTTATAAAGGTGAAATTCTTGGCATTGTTGGTGAAAGTGGAAGCGGGAAATCGACAATGATGAAATGTCTCTATTTCGATGAAAGTGTAACGAGTGGGGAAGGGTATATGCGTCCTTATCAAGGTGGGGTGACAAATGTATTTGAACAGTCATCCCAACAACAACGTTTTATCCGAAATACGATTCTCGGCATGGTGTATCAAAATCCGATGCTTGGACTAAAAATGGATTTTTCCTCTGTTGGTAATATTGCTGAAAAACTGATTGCAGCTGGCGATCGTAGCGTACATCGAATGGAAGCAAGAAGTAAAGAACTGCTTGAACATGTTCATATACCACTTGCGCGTATGAAGGATGAACCCAAAAAGTTTTCAGGTGGGATGCAGCAGCGTGTGCAAATTGCAAAAGCATTGTCCAATAATCCCCCTATTCTCTTATTGGACGAAGTGACGACGGGACTCGATTTGTCTGTACAAGCAAGCGTTTTAGATTTGATTAAGAAAATTCAGCGAGAACTTGGCATCAGTATGGTTATTGTCTCTCATGATCTTGCCGTCATTCGGATGCTAGCCAATCGTACGATTGTCATGCTCAATGGGAAGATTATCGAACAAGGCTTGACGGATCAGATTTTAGAAGATCCTCAACACGCCTATACGCAACAGCTTGTCTATTCTTTAATTTAA
- the phnM gene encoding phosphonate metabolism protein PhnM, with amino-acid sequence MYVLTNGQLIMEDQILHHHAVVLENDRILAIIPEKEVAALRDYTIIDAQGGYISPGFVDIHSDYIEGIISPRPTSLMDFNMGIREAERILISHGITTMFHSLSIYKDDGFSHKQIRNPQNVNRLIDAINETHTSEHLIRNRMHARFEIDNIEAVDRFIQNIEEGKVHLISFMDHTPGQGQYRNLEIYRETLKGFRSMSNAEADVLIAESIHKEKITLDQIKEIAKIAIDNNIAVASHDDDEVEKLSLVSSYGTTISEFPTTIEVARKAKEMGLWTIAGAPNVLLGGSHSGNLSAAEAIEERTIDILCSDYYPAALLHSIFKLSDDYGQDLHEMFQLVTLNPAKAVRIDDEIGSIKAGKKADIIIIEKMDDGFPVVTASIVDGKLITRTMYR; translated from the coding sequence GTGTACGTACTGACAAACGGCCAACTTATTATGGAAGATCAAATTCTGCATCATCATGCTGTCGTTCTAGAAAATGACCGTATCCTAGCAATCATCCCTGAGAAAGAAGTTGCAGCACTTCGTGATTACACAATCATCGATGCACAGGGCGGCTATATTTCTCCGGGATTCGTGGACATCCATTCTGATTATATTGAGGGGATTATATCTCCAAGGCCTACAAGTTTAATGGATTTCAATATGGGCATTCGAGAAGCAGAAAGAATTCTAATCAGTCATGGGATTACAACTATGTTCCATTCTCTATCCATCTATAAAGATGATGGATTTTCACATAAACAGATTCGCAATCCGCAAAACGTCAACCGGCTTATTGACGCCATCAATGAAACACATACAAGTGAGCATTTGATTCGCAACAGGATGCATGCGCGGTTTGAAATTGACAATATTGAGGCGGTAGACCGTTTTATACAAAACATTGAGGAAGGGAAAGTCCATCTCATATCCTTTATGGATCACACGCCAGGACAAGGGCAATACAGAAACTTGGAAATCTATCGCGAAACATTAAAAGGTTTCCGTTCTATGTCGAATGCAGAAGCGGATGTACTCATAGCTGAAAGCATTCATAAAGAGAAAATTACGCTGGATCAAATCAAAGAAATCGCCAAAATCGCAATCGATAACAATATTGCGGTCGCTTCGCATGATGACGATGAAGTTGAGAAGCTATCGTTAGTCAGTAGTTATGGAACAACAATAAGTGAGTTCCCAACGACGATAGAGGTTGCACGTAAAGCAAAAGAAATGGGGTTGTGGACAATCGCTGGGGCACCGAATGTGTTGTTAGGCGGCTCCCATTCTGGGAATCTATCGGCTGCTGAGGCAATTGAGGAACGGACAATTGATATTTTGTGTAGCGATTACTATCCTGCAGCTTTACTGCATTCTATTTTCAAACTAAGCGATGACTATGGGCAAGATCTTCATGAAATGTTTCAGCTTGTCACGTTGAATCCTGCAAAAGCTGTGCGAATCGATGATGAAATCGGCTCCATTAAAGCAGGGAAAAAAGCGGATATTATCATTATCGAGAAGATGGATGATGGCTTTCCGGTTGTAACGGCCTCCATTGTAGACGGGAAATTAATAACAAGGACGATGTATCGATGA
- a CDS encoding DapH/DapD/GlmU-related protein, whose protein sequence is MKMTEVLLSKEPTIHDYVQLKNTHLGEFTEIGLYNFIENSVVDDYSYSGQFCFIQNARIGKFSNIAAMVRIGPTDHPYERPSLHHFTYRQKMYGFSDHDDQPFFEHRESQIATIGHDTWIGHGAIIQSGVTVGDGAIVGSGAIVTKDVPPYAIVVGVPAKIIKYRFSEETIEALQRIQWWDWPYETIKERVDDFQHDIEKFVEKFDDRGKSDVAATGS, encoded by the coding sequence ATGAAAATGACAGAAGTATTATTATCCAAAGAGCCTACAATTCATGATTATGTACAGTTGAAAAATACCCATCTTGGCGAATTTACTGAGATTGGACTGTACAATTTTATAGAAAACTCGGTAGTGGACGATTACTCGTATTCAGGTCAGTTTTGTTTCATCCAAAATGCACGAATTGGAAAGTTCTCCAATATTGCAGCAATGGTGCGAATTGGTCCGACCGATCATCCGTACGAAAGACCATCTCTCCATCATTTTACGTATCGTCAGAAAATGTATGGTTTTAGTGACCATGATGACCAGCCTTTTTTTGAGCACAGGGAAAGCCAAATTGCAACAATCGGACACGACACATGGATTGGTCATGGGGCCATTATTCAGTCAGGCGTGACAGTCGGAGATGGCGCAATTGTTGGTAGCGGAGCAATCGTTACGAAAGATGTGCCTCCATATGCAATCGTTGTCGGTGTTCCAGCAAAAATTATCAAATACCGTTTTTCCGAGGAAACGATTGAGGCGCTGCAACGCATCCAGTGGTGGGATTGGCCTTATGAAACAATAAAAGAGCGTGTGGATGACTTCCAGCATGATATTGAGAAGTTTGTAGAAAAGTTTGATGACAGGGGGAAATCGGATGTCGCAGCTACTGGAAGTTAA
- a CDS encoding phosphonate C-P lyase system protein PhnL: protein MSQLLEVKELSKSFTIHHLNKSMQAVRNIEFSLNEGQFIGIVGKSGSGKSTILKSIYRTYLPEKGSILYSSEKFGLVDLAQLSERDVYYLRKHEIGYVSQFLNVMPRTTARELVEQSVIEMGKSQEEARQAAIEALAHFELDPELWDSYPNTFSGGQKLRLNIACAIVKKPRLLLLDEPTASLDDASKLKVREMLERLKMDGTTLIGIFHDLEFMDGLCDKVYDLQGKKVI from the coding sequence ATGTCGCAGCTACTGGAAGTTAAGGAATTGAGTAAGTCTTTTACAATTCATCATTTAAATAAAAGTATGCAGGCTGTTCGGAACATTGAGTTCTCCCTGAATGAAGGTCAGTTCATAGGCATTGTCGGTAAGAGCGGCAGTGGAAAATCGACCATTTTAAAAAGCATTTATCGAACATATTTACCGGAGAAAGGATCTATTTTGTATAGCTCTGAAAAGTTTGGACTCGTCGATTTAGCGCAGCTATCTGAAAGAGATGTGTACTATTTGCGCAAGCATGAGATTGGCTATGTCTCACAGTTTTTGAATGTCATGCCACGAACGACGGCGCGTGAACTTGTGGAACAGTCCGTTATTGAAATGGGAAAGTCGCAAGAAGAGGCGCGTCAGGCCGCTATAGAAGCGCTGGCACATTTCGAATTGGATCCTGAGCTGTGGGATAGTTACCCGAATACATTTTCAGGTGGGCAGAAATTACGCTTAAATATTGCGTGTGCAATTGTGAAAAAGCCACGTTTATTACTGTTGGATGAGCCGACAGCAAGCTTGGACGACGCTTCCAAGTTGAAAGTCCGTGAAATGCTTGAACGATTAAAAATGGATGGAACAACACTGATTGGGATTTTTCATGACTTGGAGTTCATGGATGGATTATGTGACAAAGTGTATGATTTGCAGGGTAAAAAGGTCATTTGA
- a CDS encoding PHP domain-containing protein codes for MKADLHVHSHYSDGSSSVGELMEMASKRGITHLSLVDHDTIDGIQAAQLEGEKHGITIVPGIEISAYDFTRNRKVHILGYLFDEEATHIQALCNPLLKRRHENSLWQIEQLQKNNYDIRFEDVAKKAMTSGTIYKQHIMHCLLDHHFTTPLYQELYRTLFKGQGICARDIEYVDAVAAVKAIKADNGYAVLAHPGQLDSYDLIPELVKNGLDGLERDHFDHSTEDRKRVEQFADEYGLFLTGGSDFHGDYGKPIMMGDLVSPTELLEAVLAK; via the coding sequence ATGAAGGCTGACTTACATGTTCACTCTCATTATTCAGATGGGTCCTCCTCAGTGGGGGAGTTGATGGAAATGGCTTCAAAGAGGGGCATCACCCATTTAAGCCTAGTAGATCACGATACAATCGATGGCATTCAAGCTGCTCAACTAGAAGGGGAGAAACATGGCATTACAATTGTCCCTGGCATTGAAATTTCTGCCTATGATTTTACAAGGAATCGGAAAGTGCATATTCTCGGCTATCTGTTTGATGAAGAAGCAACACATATTCAGGCACTGTGCAATCCGTTGTTAAAAAGAAGACATGAAAATTCCCTTTGGCAAATTGAACAACTACAAAAAAATAACTATGACATTCGGTTTGAAGATGTTGCGAAAAAAGCGATGACGTCAGGCACTATTTACAAACAACATATTATGCATTGCTTACTCGATCATCATTTTACAACGCCGCTTTATCAAGAACTTTATCGAACACTATTTAAAGGACAGGGTATTTGTGCAAGGGATATCGAATATGTGGATGCAGTTGCAGCAGTCAAAGCCATCAAAGCGGACAATGGTTATGCTGTGCTTGCTCACCCTGGGCAACTCGATTCATATGATTTGATTCCAGAGCTTGTGAAAAATGGACTTGATGGTCTTGAACGTGACCATTTTGACCATTCAACAGAAGATAGAAAAAGAGTGGAGCAGTTTGCAGATGAGTATGGCCTATTTTTAACAGGTGGAAGCGATTTTCATGGAGATTATGGCAAGCCGATTATGATGGGGGATCTTGTCAGTCCCACTGAACTTCTTGAAGCTGTTCTCGCAAAATGA
- a CDS encoding PhnD/SsuA/transferrin family substrate-binding protein translates to MKKNLLSFLTILFLVTVLAACSSSSANSNDQLTMVWYPNESGNDLKSARDEIGKVIEEVTGKKVEHKLTTDYAVAIETIANGNAQLAFMGAQGYIEAKNKNNSIEPLIVPSGKSGTIDDAVYYSWLAVKKADAENYKASGEFAIDNIVDSKFSFVSSSSTSGFKVPSSDIVSYFTKEDKWKDLTAEDLMEGGPFFKEVLYGDSHQGSAVNLLSGRADVAAFCDTCVGNYIEIAEGEANKKGSIYKVKADAAEPFNTVPGEEFTLINVTPVLNAPFAANKDSLSDEDFKKIQELLTSDDISNNEKIFVPADSEASGLFTKSADEKFVIVEDSWFNPIRELSK, encoded by the coding sequence ATGAAAAAAAACCTATTATCATTTCTAACAATTCTTTTCCTTGTGACAGTTTTGGCAGCTTGCTCTTCAAGTAGTGCGAATTCGAATGATCAATTGACGATGGTTTGGTATCCAAATGAGTCTGGAAATGATTTGAAATCGGCTCGTGATGAAATTGGGAAAGTAATTGAAGAGGTTACAGGTAAAAAAGTAGAGCATAAATTGACAACGGATTATGCTGTTGCAATTGAAACGATTGCCAATGGCAACGCTCAACTTGCATTCATGGGAGCACAAGGATATATCGAAGCAAAAAATAAAAATAATAGCATTGAGCCCCTCATTGTACCGAGCGGTAAATCAGGTACGATTGATGATGCGGTTTACTATAGTTGGTTAGCTGTGAAAAAAGCAGATGCAGAAAATTATAAAGCGAGCGGTGAATTCGCGATTGACAATATCGTCGATTCCAAATTCTCGTTTGTATCAAGTAGTTCGACATCAGGATTTAAAGTACCGTCTAGTGATATCGTTTCGTATTTCACGAAAGAGGATAAATGGAAAGATTTGACGGCGGAAGATTTAATGGAAGGTGGACCATTTTTTAAAGAAGTATTATATGGCGACTCACACCAAGGATCAGCAGTTAACTTGTTAAGCGGACGCGCAGATGTAGCTGCATTTTGTGATACATGTGTTGGCAATTATATTGAAATTGCCGAAGGGGAAGCAAACAAAAAAGGTTCTATCTATAAAGTGAAAGCTGACGCTGCCGAGCCATTCAATACTGTCCCTGGAGAAGAATTTACATTGATCAATGTGACGCCGGTATTAAATGCACCGTTTGCTGCAAATAAGGATAGCTTAAGCGACGAAGATTTCAAGAAAATTCAAGAGCTATTGACTTCTGATGACATTTCAAACAATGAAAAGATTTTTGTTCCTGCAGATTCTGAAGCATCTGGCCTTTTCACAAAATCAGCAGATGAAAAGTTCGTAATCGTAGAGGATTCTTGGTTTAATCCAATTCGTGAACTGTCGAAATAA
- the phnC gene encoding phosphonate ABC transporter ATP-binding protein, translated as MALLQVQNLSKRYEKDKRVLSEINMEVNEGEFVSIIGPSGAGKSTFLRCINRMIDTSEGEIHFDDVNVMALSKKELRKHRTKIGMIFQHYNLVSRLTVIENVLHGRFGYKSTLQGVLGRFTEEEKLQAFSLLKKLGMEEHAYKRCDQLSGGQKQRVGIARALIQSPKLLLCDEPIASLDPNASKVIMDHLQTISKELNITCIVNLHQVDVAKKYSDRIIGLNNGQVVYDGTSKELTTAAIHTIYGSEAGDLIME; from the coding sequence ATGGCTTTGTTACAAGTTCAAAATCTCTCCAAACGATATGAAAAGGATAAGCGAGTTTTATCGGAAATTAATATGGAAGTGAATGAAGGCGAGTTTGTCTCCATTATCGGTCCATCCGGTGCTGGGAAGTCTACGTTTCTCCGATGCATTAATCGGATGATTGATACATCGGAGGGAGAAATTCATTTTGACGATGTCAATGTCATGGCATTATCAAAAAAAGAATTGCGCAAACATCGAACAAAAATCGGGATGATTTTCCAACATTATAATTTAGTGTCCCGCTTAACGGTCATTGAAAATGTATTGCACGGCCGATTTGGCTATAAATCGACACTCCAAGGTGTTTTGGGTCGTTTTACGGAGGAAGAAAAATTACAGGCATTTAGCCTGCTCAAAAAGCTTGGGATGGAAGAACATGCTTATAAAAGATGTGACCAATTGAGTGGGGGACAGAAACAGCGTGTGGGTATTGCACGAGCGCTGATTCAGTCACCGAAACTACTACTATGTGATGAACCTATCGCCTCACTAGATCCCAATGCCTCCAAGGTGATTATGGATCATTTACAAACAATCTCCAAAGAGCTGAATATCACTTGTATTGTCAATCTACATCAAGTGGATGTGGCAAAAAAGTATTCAGATCGGATTATTGGATTGAATAATGGTCAGGTCGTATACGATGGAACCTCCAAAGAGTTGACAACGGCTGCCATTCACACAATTTATGGATCCGAAGCTGGAGATCTCATTATGGAGTAG
- a CDS encoding PhnE/PtxC family ABC transporter permease, producing the protein MDITIFKKKKQRMTIFFVIVIGITLISARITDFNFVHGIQTLPKAFSWIVSNLFITEQSLTKMPSIMDKLIETIFLSITATTTASVLALLLALMGSNTTKINHFFGSLSRIIASVYRNIPIVAWALILLLSFGQSALTGYFALFLATFGFLTRAFIETIDETSSSSVEALRATGATYFQVVAKAVIPECFPQMISWVLYMIETNIRSSTLVGILTGTGIGFAFDLYYKSMNYNVVALITISIVIVVIGIELLSNYVRRIIL; encoded by the coding sequence GTGGATATTACGATTTTCAAAAAAAAGAAACAGCGTATGACTATTTTCTTTGTCATTGTTATCGGAATTACACTAATCTCGGCAAGGATTACGGATTTCAACTTTGTACACGGTATACAAACGTTGCCGAAAGCCTTTAGTTGGATTGTGTCGAACCTATTTATCACTGAACAGTCGCTGACAAAAATGCCTTCCATTATGGATAAATTAATAGAAACTATTTTTCTTTCTATTACGGCGACAACAACCGCCAGTGTATTGGCTTTACTATTGGCATTAATGGGATCGAACACAACGAAGATTAATCATTTTTTCGGATCATTGAGTAGAATCATTGCATCTGTTTATCGTAATATACCAATCGTTGCATGGGCGCTAATTCTACTTTTATCATTCGGTCAAAGTGCGTTGACGGGGTATTTTGCTTTGTTTCTGGCGACGTTCGGCTTTTTGACTCGGGCGTTCATTGAAACGATCGATGAAACGAGTAGCAGTTCAGTAGAGGCGTTGCGTGCAACTGGAGCGACTTATTTCCAAGTGGTGGCGAAAGCGGTCATTCCAGAGTGCTTCCCGCAGATGATCAGTTGGGTGTTGTATATGATTGAAACGAATATTAGAAGCTCAACACTCGTTGGTATTTTGACAGGAACGGGGATTGGGTTTGCGTTCGATCTGTATTATAAAAGTATGAATTATAACGTCGTTGCCCTGATTACAATCAGTATTGTCATAGTAGTCATTGGGATCGAGCTCCTATCCAATTATGTGAGGAGGATTATTTTGTAA